The Oscillospiraceae bacterium genome contains a region encoding:
- a CDS encoding helix-turn-helix transcriptional regulator, protein MFKRLRDMREDRDLTQAQMAEILKIHQTTYSDYELGNLNVPIDIFIKLAKFYDTSIDFLAGVTDNPKAYK, encoded by the coding sequence ATGTTTAAGAGATTAAGGGATATGCGAGAGGATAGGGATTTAACACAGGCACAAATGGCTGAAATTTTAAAAATTCACCAAACAACATATTCTGATTATGAGCTGGGAAATTTAAATGTTCCTATTGATATTTTCATAAAGCTTGCAAAATTCTATGATACAAGTATAGATTTTCTTGCAGGTGTTACAGATAATCCAAAGGCCTATAAATAA